CCACCCAAGCAAGTACGAAGTGTTGACCTACTTGCCAAATTGCAAAGGCTTCTGCCCTGCTCAACTTAAAGCTGATGACCTGACAATCAACTTGGATTATGAACTTGTTGATGGTTCTGTGCAGCAAATTGACGATGTAACCGTGTTTAAAAACTCGAAAGAGTTAAGCGAAGTTTATCTTGATCGCTCTGAATATGAGCGGATCAGCGCAGCGATTGTCGGGGGTGTGAAGTGAACATGCCTCTCCCTCTTTCACTCCTTGCGACACACAAGGAATGCACTGGCTACGGTGAATTCTTGTATCGCCAAGTTGGTGACATGGTTCAAAAATGGAATGGTGCATCTTGGGTTGAGTTAGACATTCGTTGTTCAGCTCAAGACTTCTTAAAAAATATGCAAAAAGTGACTGAAAAAAATCAATATTCAGGTCGTGCATATTATCCAACACCTGTTTATGACAACCCAATTTACCCACGTAAAAACGTCGTGGGTGCGTATCAAGGGGATTGAGATGAACATTCAAGTCAATACTGATTCAATCGAAGTAGCTCGCCTTGAGTCACTTGTATCACAAATTGCTGATGAACTAATCGCTCTTTCTGATCCAAATGACACCATCATTGAGATGGTTGGTGGTTCTTTACATATGACATATACAGGTCGTGGATTTGAAAGCATTCATTTGTATTTGAGTAATGAATTCACTTTGAAATCAAAAATTTATTACATGACTGATGTTTTAAATCAATTGAATAAAATCAAAAACTATATTTTGGAATGTGCGGCATAGTCCGCCTTGGAGATGAATATGAATGCGCCAGTGAATACAAATCAAGTGGCAACTCCACAAGTCAACCCTGTTCAGCAATACTTCAAAGATCAAGGTGCGTTAAAAAAGATTCAAAGTATTTTGGGTGAAAAAGCAAAAAGCTTTGTAACTACAGTTTTGCAATTAACAGCAACAAATAGTCAACTTGCTAGTGCAAATCCTGAAACTGTTTATGCTGCTGCTGTAACCGCTGCCACACTAGACTTGCCTGTTAATCCAAATTTTGGGTTTGCTTATATTTTGCCTTACAACGTAAATAAAAAGTGCAAAGCAAATGGTTGGAAGGATGAATGGCACACTGAGGCACAATTGCAAATTGGCTATAAAGGTTTCATTCAGTTAGCTCTACGCTCAAATCAGTTTAAATCAATCAATGTCTGCCCTGTATTTTATGGTGATACAAATGAAATGATTATGAGTCGTTTAACATCACTTTTCCCACCTAGAGTTGACGGTGGTCAAATTGTTGGTTATGTGGCTTGGTTTAAGTTATTGGATGGGTTTGAAGCTCATGAAAATATGACTCTTGATGAGCTGAAGAATCATGCTTACAACTACAGCAAGACTTATAAAAAAGCTGTAGATGATGATAAAAACTACAGCACTTGGCATCAAAATTTTGATGCTATGAGCAAGAAAACTGTACTCAAAAAATTATTAACTCACTGGGCACCACTGTCAGTTGATCTTCAAAAAGCCATTGATTCAGATCAGGCAGTAATGCGCACTGTTAATGGTGAGCAAGCGCCCGACTACATTGATAATAAGTCAGTAGTCACCCCTATCGAAGCTCCGAAGCTTGTGCTTTTAGATGGTGAATTTAATGATTTACTCGAACAATTAAATGCAGGTGCAATTGATAAAGCATACATTTCTAATAGTTACGAGCTGACAGATGCTCAAAAAGTAGCGGTGGAGGCTCAATAATGAAACTATTCCGTGCCTCATCTCTGCATAAATTAATTGGTGATAGTCGAGTAAAATCGGCTGCCATTAGTGATACAGCAAAGTCAGAAATTCGCTCAATTGTTAAAGAGGATTTATACACTTTCCGATCATTTACAGGCAATAGTTACACAGCAAAAGGCAATATGCTTGAAGATATTGCAATTCAAATGTCAGGTCGTACACGTAAGCGTAACTATCAAAAACACAATGGTCGAATCAGTAATGATTTGATCACTGGTGAATGTGATGTTCTTGATTTAAGCAAAAAATTGATCATCGACACTAAATGCACTTGGGATATTGGTACTCACCCATTTTTCCAGGATGAGGCGCAAGAAAAAGTCAAAAAAGCGGGTTACAACATTCAGATGCAGGCGTATATGTGGCTTTACGATTGTGAAGTAGCAAACATTGATTTTTGGTTATTCCCTTGTCCTATTGAACTTACAAAAGATTGGGATGATCGAGAGCAATTAATTGATCTTGTTGAAATGATCGATATTCGTGAACGTCTTACGACTGTTGTTATTGAGCGTGATGAGTCAATAATTCAGAAGATAAAAGACAAAATTCCACACTGTCAGGCTTATTACGAAAAGTTATTTGCTGAACGAAGCAAAGGGAGAATTGCGGCATGAAAAAAATCCCTAAAACTCATTTTCAATTATTCGCTGCATTCCTCACGGTAATTGGCTACAAAGCGAAAATGAATGGCGATGGCTCGATGCTTTGTATTAATCCAAAAATGCCGAAAGAGCGCAGACAAATTGTTTTGTGGGCAAGCGGAAAAATGAATAAAGCTTGTCAAATTTTATGGCAAGACTATTTAAATCATTGGCTTGCGATTGGTAAAGAATTTATCAGTGAATTAAGGAAGGTGGCGTGATGAGCACATTAAAAGATTTGAACAAACACTTATTCGATCAATTGGATCGACTTGCTACTGCTAGCAAAGACAATTTGGAAATGGAAGTAAAGCGTGCTGAAACAATGCAGGTTGTGAGTGCTGAAATCATTAAAGCACACAATACACAACTTGAAGCAGTAAAGCTTGTTGCTGGCTATAAAGGCTTAAATCCAAACCAAGAAGCGCCACGCATTGAAACTGGCAATATTGAGGTGTGACATGAGTCGAAAACACTTTACAGTCGACCAGGTTGAGTTTTTAAAGTCGATTGCACACCTGCCACGTACTCAAATGGCTGAAAAATTTAATGCCAAATTTGGTGAGAATCGCACAAATGATTCTATGCAGCGCTGGTGCAGTAAAAATAATTTTTTAGGTGTTCCAAACACAGGAAGATTTATCAAGGGTCAAAGTGCATGGAATGATGGGAAAACTGGTTACATGGGCGCAAATGCTACAAGCTTTAAAAAAGGCAATGTACCACACAACACCAAGCCTTTATTTAGTGAGCGCACATGTGCAAAAGATGGTTATGTCTTGATAAAGATTCGCGAAGAACACCCTCAATTTGTTTTAAAACATCGTTGGCTGTGGGAGCAGGTCAAAGGACCTATCCCAGAAAATCATAAAATCGTTTTTATTAATGAAGATAAAACCGATATTCGCATTGATAATTTAATGCTTGTTAGTGATGCGGAGCTTGCTGTTAAAAATATCAAGTTTTCAAAGGTTTCCAATGCTGAAACCAACGAAACTTGCTTACTTTTATCTAAGTTGCATATTGCAGCAAAGAAGGTGGCGTGATGGAAAAAACATACCCACCGAATAGCAGATATCCACTTCAAGATCACTTGGTTGTTGATATTGAAAACAATGTGTTGGAATTTCCTAGAAAAAATACCAAGAAATGCCAACACATGTTTGTTGAAATTGATACCAAAGCCCTTGAATTGGTTTGTAAGAAATGTGGCACAAAAGTTAATCCAGTTTTATGGATTAAAGATTCAGTAAGTTATTTCACTCGTATTCAGCAAGATATTGCGGACCAGCGCGAAAGGCTAAAAGAAGATGAAGCTGAATTAAAGAAGCGCTCAAGAACACGCTGCCAACACTGTACCAAAATGACAGCAATCAACTTGAAGCATCATAATTTTCAGATATTAGGGTGATGAGATGGAAATTAATAAAGAACGTGAAGCGTTTGAGGAACATATAACAGATGCAGGTCTTGTTGAATTTGCAGGGTATGGATTTGAGGTTGATGAGTGTGATGAGTATTTGCATGAACCAACTCGGGTTGCGTGGGACTCATGGCTTATCGGATTGAGAAGATCTAAAGCCCAAGCCGTACCAGAAGGGTTTGTTTTGGTGCCAAAGCTTTCAGCTAATTACTTATTTAACAAAGTGCCTGAACTTAGCTTTAAGCATCAAGATGAGAAAGACACTGTTCTTTATCATTTAAATTACATGGCATCTGAGTTTAAAGAGTCTGCTAAACAATTTGTTGTTCTTGATCATGAAAAACAGAAGCGCTTTATTGGAGAAAGTGGTTCAGATCCATATCGCACAGACTTTGAAATCATTGAGCAAACTTTAAAATTAGTTGATCTTTTAGCATCATCAACAAATGTTTTTCAGCGTGATCCGAAAAGCAAAGTTTACCCCTTTGAATCTGAAAATCCACGTGTGGTGGAATGGTGGCGTACAGCTTGCAAAATTCAAGAATTACTTACTGATACAGATCCTGAAAATTGCGATTTTGAGGAATTCAAAGCAATAATTGAAGCACAGGAGCAAGGGCATGAATGAGTTAATTGTTAAAAGTTCGCAGCTCACTATGTCCACTCGCTTAATTGCAGAGCTGACAGGTAAAGAGCATTTTCATGTAAAGCGTGATTGTGAAACCATGTTTAGTGAATTGGATTTAGATCCAAAGGGGTATATCCAAAACTGGATACACCCCCAAAATGGTCAAACTTATACTGAATATTTATTACCTAAAAATTTAGTGGAAACACTTATTACTGGGTATAGCATTAAATTGCGCTATCAGGTTATTCAACGATTACATGAATTGGAGAATTGTGCTAAAAGTGCGGTCCCCCAAACTTTCTCGGAAGCATTGCAGCTTGCAGCTGATCAAGCAAAACAGCTTGAACTTGCTGCACCGAAAGTCACTTATTATGACACTGTTGTTGAGCGCTCTACCCTACTCAATGCTTCACAAGTTGCTCAAAAAATTAAAATGTCAGCAATCAAGATGAATAAAATTCTAGATTCGCTCAATGTTTATCATCGTGGCGTTAAGCGTGCTCGACTTTTTCAGCAGTGGTTTATTGACAAGGGTTTTGGCGAGGTAAAACAAACCGAACTTGGTTTTTCACAGCCAATGTTTACCACTTTGGGTGAAGCGTGGGTTATTGAGAAGCTGGTGAGTGAAGGAGTGTTGGAAGCATGATGGACTTTGATTGCCCTTACTGTTCATGGGGTATGAATCGAGAAGATATTAACAATCAAGTGCATGAAGATAATCACATTGGTGAATGGGATATTAAGTGCACAAACTGTAAAAAAGATTTGGTTTTAACTGCTGAGCCGAGTATCGATTATTGGGCTTACAGGAAGGAGGAAGGTTGATGAAATGGTACTCTATGACAAAAGTTGCTCAAGAATTGGGCATGGCAGTAAATACATTTAAAAAGTATTACTTGGACCAATACCCTCCAGATCGTGAATTTGCAAATCGCAAAGATTGGACGGCTTCATCAGTTCAAAAAATGCGAAGAGAAATCTTAAAAGAAGAAGGCGCAATTTAAGCGCCTTTTCTAATTTTAAAAATATGGTATATTGGTTTTGAGTTCAAATCCAAAAAACTCAACTGAACTCAGTTTAAATCGGCTGTTCATCACGATTCATCATAATCAATCACAATTAATCATGATGCATCAAATCAACTTGTTACACATATGTTACACAGTGCAACTCCCACACCAAAAACATATTAATAAATCAAAGATTTAAAAATTGAGTTGTACTCCCGCCATCTCCACCAAATACCTTCCAAAACATGGCAAAATATGCCAAGTTTTAAAGACAAAAGGCTTGATTCTAAAGGGATTAAGCCTTTTTTCTTGCCTAAACATAACCAAACATAACTAGCTATAGTGTTGCTTTCCATGTATCCCCTTGTGTATCCTTTGAGAAATATTGAACTCAAGGGATACACGGATAAATGAAAAGATCAGAAATAAAACGCCGTCCTTTGTCTGATACTGTAATTTCCAATCTTGAACCTGAATTAAAAGAGTATCGGGAACTCGATGGCAATGGTTTATACATTCGTGTCAAAACTGATGGTAATAAGTCATGGCAACTTCGATATAAAAAACCGGTTCTGTCGCATTAAGGATTTTAAGTCGAAAAACTGAGCTAACCATTTGTATTAGCTAATCAATTGATAAAATGATCCTATAGAAGTCGGTTTTTCACCTGAAAAATTAAACTGTTCTTTATGAATCATATGTATCAATTCTATTCCAGCCAACATAATTTTAGCTGTGTGAAAAGTTTTCAAACATAACATTGCTCGCACTCTCTTTTTAATAAAACGATGATCTTGTTCAATTCGATTATTTAAATATTTATTTTGCCGAATTTTAATAGGTCTAAAACGAGTAAATCCAACATTAAAGCTTTCAACTGCTTTTTTATTTGCTCCACTTTTATCCATTGTCACACGAATAGGGCAAGCATGTTTACTGATTGCATTTTTAAAGAACCGATGGGCAGCTTTGGTATCACGGTGTTTTGTTAGTAAAAAATCGACTGTTTTTCCATTTGAATCAATAGCTCTATATAAGTAATGCCATTGTCCTTTAATTTTGATATAGGTTTCATCAATATGCCAAAACTGATTAACTGATTTCTTGCATCGAGCCATTTTTTTACTGATGATTGGAACAAGACGGATGATCCAACGATGTATCGTTGAGTGATCTACTAGAATGCCACGTTCTATCATCATTTCTTCTAAATCACGTAAACTTAGTGAATAAGTTAGATACCATCGAATACATTGAGCAATTACATCACTAGGGTAATGTAATCGTTTAAAAGCATCTTGGATCAATGACATATTCAGCTCCTACAAAATTCAATAGTAGCTGAAGATCGCCTTAATGCGACAGAACCACCTATTCATACTGTTCTTGTTCATTCAATAAATCCTCTTTTAAAATGTGCAGTGGTACTAGAATACCCTGACCATTTGGAATAGGAAAAATTAAAGCACCATAGCTATCTTGTTGCATTCCTATTATCCATTTTTCCATAAATACTTTTA
The DNA window shown above is from Acinetobacter piscicola and carries:
- a CDS encoding HNH endonuclease signature motif containing protein is translated as MAEKFNAKFGENRTNDSMQRWCSKNNFLGVPNTGRFIKGQSAWNDGKTGYMGANATSFKKGNVPHNTKPLFSERTCAKDGYVLIKIREEHPQFVLKHRWLWEQVKGPIPENHKIVFINEDKTDIRIDNLMLVSDAELAVKNIKFSKVSNAETNETCLLLSKLHIAAKKVA
- a CDS encoding recombinase RecT: MNAPVNTNQVATPQVNPVQQYFKDQGALKKIQSILGEKAKSFVTTVLQLTATNSQLASANPETVYAAAVTAATLDLPVNPNFGFAYILPYNVNKKCKANGWKDEWHTEAQLQIGYKGFIQLALRSNQFKSINVCPVFYGDTNEMIMSRLTSLFPPRVDGGQIVGYVAWFKLLDGFEAHENMTLDELKNHAYNYSKTYKKAVDDDKNYSTWHQNFDAMSKKTVLKKLLTHWAPLSVDLQKAIDSDQAVMRTVNGEQAPDYIDNKSVVTPIEAPKLVLLDGEFNDLLEQLNAGAIDKAYISNSYELTDAQKVAVEAQ
- a CDS encoding Rha family transcriptional regulator; its protein translation is MNELIVKSSQLTMSTRLIAELTGKEHFHVKRDCETMFSELDLDPKGYIQNWIHPQNGQTYTEYLLPKNLVETLITGYSIKLRYQVIQRLHELENCAKSAVPQTFSEALQLAADQAKQLELAAPKVTYYDTVVERSTLLNASQVAQKIKMSAIKMNKILDSLNVYHRGVKRARLFQQWFIDKGFGEVKQTELGFSQPMFTTLGEAWVIEKLVSEGVLEA
- a CDS encoding IS6 family transposase; this translates as MSLIQDAFKRLHYPSDVIAQCIRWYLTYSLSLRDLEEMMIERGILVDHSTIHRWIIRLVPIISKKMARCKKSVNQFWHIDETYIKIKGQWHYLYRAIDSNGKTVDFLLTKHRDTKAAHRFFKNAISKHACPIRVTMDKSGANKKAVESFNVGFTRFRPIKIRQNKYLNNRIEQDHRFIKKRVRAMLCLKTFHTAKIMLAGIELIHMIHKEQFNFSGEKPTSIGSFYQLIS